The stretch of DNA AAGGGCATTGATAATCTGACATTGGTTATCCAAGGCGACGCACAGGGGCGCGATGACTATGTCCAAGAGCTTCACGCGCTCGCTGCGACCTTGCCCACAGGCCGCGTGATATTCTCTGGCCCCGATAGCGGTATGGCCAGTAGCTACGCTGCCAGCTTTGGCGTGATTGTCCCCAGCATCGAGCCCGAAGCCTTTGGCCGCGTCACAGCAGAGGCCTGCGCCATGGGCAAGCCCGTGATTGCGACTGCCCACGGCGGGTCCATCGAAATACTAAAGGCGCAAAACCCTGATAATGCGCTTGGCCTTATGGCGGCGCCCGGCAATGTCGGCAGTTTAAACAAGCAAATCAAAAAACTCGCCGCCATGAGCGCAGGGGAGGCCACGGCCTTTGCCAAACCCGCCATGGCCCGTGTGCGCGACATTTACACAACAAAAGCCATGTGCGCGGCGACTCTGGCGGTTTATGACCGCCTCTTGACCAAATAAAACACGCTGCGCGCTCACTAAGGCTTGAAAAACCGCGCGCGGACGCACATATTAGCGTCTGACTTAAACAACAACGGAGACCCTCCCATCGCTAGACGTCCTATGGCCGCCCCCCCATCCAAGAAAGTTAAGGGGCCTCGCATTAATCGCGACATCACCAATCCAAAAGTTTTATTAATCCTCGAAGACGGAGAAAAGAAAGGCGTCGTCGCTCTTGACGAAGCTTTGGCGGCTGCCCGTGCGGCTGGCCTTGATCTGGTCGAGGTTGGCCCGGCGGATATTCCCGTCTGTAAGGTCCTGGATTACGGCAAGCTTCGGTTTGAAAACCAAAAGAAGAAAGCCGCCAACCGCAAAAACCAGCGCAC from Fretibacter rubidus encodes:
- the infC gene encoding translation initiation factor IF-3; its protein translation is MAAPPSKKVKGPRINRDITNPKVLLILEDGEKKGVVALDEALAAARAAGLDLVEVGPADIPVCKVLDYGKLRFENQKKKAANRKNQRTQSLKEIKMRPNIDVHDYGVKIRAMEKFFDRGDKVKVTVRFRGREMAHMDRGMDLLKRVQEDFEETTKVEFAPKTEGRLMVMVLAPK